The genomic interval TTGAGAAAACAATTTATTAGGATATTTTGTGACATGATTTCTTTGGCTAAAGAAAAGACTTCTTTTCATGTGCCTCTCGAATGCAAGGCAATGGGTGTATAATTTTAAGGAAATGGATTGATATTAAGTAGTAAGAGTAAATCTGTGTTCCTTCAAATGTTTTTTTCTGCAAATAATTTCAGTGAATGTATGTTGCTGAATTTTTCTTATGAATTCTATGTTTGGGAATTGCACTGGAATCCATTAACTCAAGAATAATGCATTACTGTAtggatttattttggaatagttttattgttcttatttatagaacataaggGAAAAGAAGATATAGAACGCTTGCTCATGATCACAGCTGTAGCAGATGGTTAACTTTTTCTTGTTCTGcttttgaaaattgattttcttttttacatCTTCATTCATGTTGACTTTTGCATTTGATGTATTCATACAAAGAAAGGAGTTGACCTATGGGGAAAAGGAAGTCAAGAGCGAAGCCACCTCCAAAGAAGCGGATGGATAAACTCGACACTGTCTTTAGTTGCCCATTCTGCAATCATGGCACTGGTGTTGAGTGCCGCATGTAAGCCCTTCTTCAACTTCTAATCCAGTCCTGAATGTATTCTTCTATATATTGGTTCAAGTGTCTCTTTGGAGTCAAAGTTGTAAGCACATATATTATTGTACTTAATTGATCATAGCTGACTCATTTAAGGCATTGTTATGACCGTTATGTTAGGTGATCTGTTAGGCAAAAAGCCTTAGTTTATGTCTTAGCTACTtaagaattgaaaattaaaatttacaagaaaaaaatattaatggaCAAATTGTGAAGGTTCAGGGATACCATAGCAGTGGAGTAATCCACGATTAGATTTTGTTAGTTTTCAAGTTTCATGCTCACATGGGCACTTCTTGTTCAGAGATATGAAGAACTTAATTGGGGAGGCTTCCTGCAGGATTTGCCAAGAGAGCTTCAGCACCACTGTAACAGGTATATTTTACAGCCCATACTTTTCTCAATTGCCAGTCTTCACTAAATTAGTATTGAGTACGAAAGTCTCCTACAATGCTTCCAGAATGAGAAATAATAGCCGctgtattttccttttttgtctACAATAAGTATGTAGTAATGTTGAAATTCCAAGCAGTTGATTTTGGATGATGATAGATAGTGATTCTTTGTTAGTGTGCTAAAAGTTGCATGCCACAAGACTTTGGTACATGCATATGGTAGATAGTTGTTtcctgaattttttattaaattaacattatatttttgttttttaggcaACTAGCAtctgatttaaaatttttaccaaAGTAGCATCTGATTTAACAAACCAATGCTAGttgaatgaaaaacaaaataataataataataataataataataataataataataataataataataataatttaataaaatttgttgtTCCTGTCAGCTAGAAAGATGACCTTATTATTGTCTAAAAAGGTAGGGGTAATTCAGATGggataaagaaaaaattgaggGGACCTATAATagtttcttcctttttctattttggtcTTTTCATTATCATCTCCTACAAATCCTCATTTTCAAATCATGGTAATGATGTTGGGGGTCAAGACTGGAGACCTTTTTGTCAATGTATCAAAAGGCAACTGTACCTTGATACTTGGACACAGTAGATCACTGGAACTAATAGAACGGTTTCCCTATGTCAACAGTTGCCCTGTTATTATGATGTCTTAGCCTGCTTTCTTGAATGCCCATCTTAGAACAGGTTCATAGAATAGTTGTCCCAATTCCAGCAGGTGTATTACTTGGCTAATTTAGAGCAACTCAAGATCACAAGTTCTAAAAGAATATTGTATCTGACttgttcttttcctttttgtgtGCAGCTTT from Diospyros lotus cultivar Yz01 chromosome 8, ASM1463336v1, whole genome shotgun sequence carries:
- the LOC127808979 gene encoding transcription elongation factor 1 homolog, encoding MGKRKSRAKPPPKKRMDKLDTVFSCPFCNHGTGVECRIDMKNLIGEASCRICQESFSTTVTALTEPIDIYSEWIDECERVNNLEDEGA